From the genome of Marinobacter sp. F4206:
CGGTCGTGGCCTGACAGCCAAGGCGCGGGCAGCACTGGACATGGGTCCGACCGATCTGTTCCGCCTGCCGAAAGATCCGGAAGCCGGCACCAAGGGCTTCACTCTGGGTCAGAAGATGGTTGGCAAGGCCTGTGGACTGGAGGAAGGCAAAGGCGTTCGGCCCGGTACTTACTGCGAGCCGCACATGACCACCGTGGGCTCTCAGGATACCACCGGTCCGATGACCCGTGACGAGCTGAAAGACCTGGCGTGTCTGGGCTTCCAGGCCGACCTGGTGATGCAGTCTTTCTGTCACACCGCCGCGTACCCGAAGCCGGTCGACGTTGAAATGCAGCACACCATGCCGGACTTCATCCAGACTCGCGGCGGCGTCGCCCTGCGTCCGGGTGACGGCATCATCCACTCCTGGCTGAACCGCATGCTGCTGCCGGACACGGTTGGTACCGGTGGTGACTCCCACACCCGCTTCCCGATGGGCATCTCCTTCCCGGCCGGTTCCGGCCTGGTGGCGTTTGCGGCTGCTACCGGTGTTATGCCGCTGGATATGCCGGAATCCGTTCTGGTGCGCTTCAAGGGCGAAATGCAGCCGGGCATCACCCTGCGTGACCTGGTACACGCCATCCCGCTGTACGGCATCAAGCAAGGCATGCTGACCGTTGAGAAGAAAGGCAAGATCAACGAGTTCTCCGGTCGCATCCTGGAAATCGAAGGCCTTGAGCACCTGACCGTCGAGCAGGCGTTCGAGCTGTCCGACGCTTCTGCCGAGCGCTCCGCGGCCGGTTGTACCATCAACCTGTCTGAAGACTCCGTAGCCGAGTACCTGCGCTCCAACATTACCATGCTGCGCTGGATGATTGCCGAAGGTTACGGCGATCCACGCACCCTGGAACGTCGTGCTAAGCAGATGGAAGAGTGGATTGCCAATCCGAAGCTGATGCGTGCGGACAAAGACGCCGAGTACGCCCACGTGGTGGAAATCGATCTGGCTGACATCAAAGAGCCGATTGTATGCTGCCCGAACGATCCGGACGACGCCAAGTTCCTGTCCGAAGTCGCCGGCGACAAGGTCGACGAAGTGTTCATCGGTTCCTGCATGACCAACATCGGCCACTTCCGCGCCGCTGGCAAGCTGCTGGAGCAGAACAAAGAGCCCTTGAAGACCCGTCTGTGGATGTCACCACCCACCAAGATGGACCAGGCTCAGCTGATGGAAGAAGGTTACTTCAACACCTACGGCACTGCGGGCGTTCGTACCGAGATGCCGGGCTGCTCGCTCTGCATGGGTAACCAGGCTCGCGTAGCTGCCAAGAGCACCGTGCTGTCCACCTCCACCCGTAACTTCCCGAATCGTCTGGGCGATGGTGCCAATGTGTACCTGACCTCTGCGGAACTGGCTGCGGTTGGTGCGGTTCTGGGCAAACTCCCTTCTCCTCAGGAGTACATGGAGTACGCCAAGGACCTGAACAGCATGTCGAAAGAGATCTACAAGTATCTCAACTTCGACCAGATGGAGAACTACACCAAGAAGGCTTCTGAAGCGAACGTCGCGTAAACTTCAGAACTTCAAGGTCTAGTCCCATGAAAAACGCCAGCCCTTGGGCTGGCGTTTTTTGTTTCTGGCTAATACAGCGCGAGCCGAATCAGGATCGCCGCCACCATGATCAGCGTCATTCCCTTTACCCACCTGGCGCCCCTGGCGCTCATGTTCACCCGGGTCGCGATGAACGCACCGGTGACATTTCCCACCGCCAATGTGAGCCCCACCGTCCAGTCCACCTGGTCATTGATGGCAAAGACCACCAGCGCCGCAAAGGTGAAAGGCAGGATGATTGAAACCTTCAGCACGTTAACCTGGCGCAAATCTATCTTCAGCATGTGGTACAGCACCACGATGAAGAGAACTCCGACCCCGACCTGAATAAATCCGCCGTACACACCGATGACAAACATGGCCACATAGATCGCGGGAGACAGCCGTTCCGGGCTCAGTGTCCGCGTATCCAGCTTCGGTTGTGGCAACAGCATGAATACCGAGGCGCCAATCATCGCCGAGACAAGCACCCACTCAAAAACCTGATCCGGTACCCAGGTCGCGATCCAGGCTCCCAGCACCGCCCCGATAACGGCCGGAATGGCCAGGTGAATCCCGACCCTCAGGTTGCCATGCCCCATCCGGTGGAAGCTGCCCACAGCCATCAGGCTCTGCAGGGTGATCGCCACGCGATTGGTGCCATTGGCAACCTGGGGGGGAAGTCCAAGAAACATCAGTAGCGGCAGCGTAATCATGGAACCACCTGCAGACAGCACATTGATAAACCCGGCAAGGCTGCCCAGAACCAGCAACGCCACAACATCGGTCATTTTCGACTACGCCTTCCAGTAATAACCAAGGTGTCCACGGGGGGGACAGCGGACAAAAAAAGGGCCCCCTTCCGGGAGCCCTCTTCGTTCAGCAACTGGGTTCCGGGATTGCCCGGAACTCAGTGCAACGCCTTACGGCAGGTTATGATAGCGGGCCTTGATGGCCTTATCGAAACCAGCCAGGATCTCGGCGTGCGGCTTGTCACCGAACTTGGAGACAAGAACGATCGCAATGGTGGCAAAGAGGAAGCCCGGAATAATCTCGTACAGGTCGAGAAGACCGCCGGACATGTTGCCCCAGATTACGACAGTCGCGCCACCCACAATGATACCGGCGATGGCACCGTTGCGGGTCATTTCACGCCAGAACAGCGACAGTATCAGTGCCGGACCGAAGGCCGCACCGAAGCCGGCCCAGGCATAGGACACCAGTTCCAGGACCTTGCTGTCGGGGTTGAGACCCAGAATGCAGGCAATAATCGCGATACCCACGACAGCAAAGCGCCCTACCCAGACCAGCTCTTCCTGCGAGGCGTCCTTGCGGAACAGTGCCTTGTAGAAGTCTTCCGCCAGCGCGGACGAGGACACCAGCAGCTGAGAGTCAGCTGTACTCATGATGGCCGCCAGGATGGCCGCCAGCAGGATACCCGCAATGACCGGATGGAACAGGGCATCAACGAGAAGCATGAAGGCCCGCTCACCGTCATCCAGCGGTGTCTCGAAATAGCCGATGGCAGCAAAACCGCACAGCAGTGCGCCTAGCAGGCCAAGACCACTCCAGATTACCGCAATCCGGCGTGCCGCCGGGACGTCGTCTTCGCTACGAATAGCCTTGAATCGCGCGAGAATGTGCGGCTGACCAAAGTAACCCAGACCCCAACCCAGCAAGGACAGGATGGAGAGCACGCCCAGCGCTGCGCCATCGGAGCCCGTGAAGGCATCAAGGAATTCAGGGTTCTTGGCTTCCATTGCAGCTGTGGTTGCCGCCCAACCACCATCGGCATTGATGGCCATGATCGGCACCAGCAGCAGAGCTGCGAACATCAGCAGGCCCTGAATGACGTCGGTCCAGGTCACCGCCAGGAAGCCGCCAAAGAAGGTGTACGAGACCACCGCGATGGTGCCGACAATCACCGCCACCGTGTAATCGAGACCGAATACCGTTTCAAACAGTTTGCCCCCTGCGACCAGACCAGAGCTGGTATAGAACAGGAAGAACATCAGAATGAAGAAGGCACACACCACACGCAGGATACGACTGGTGTCGTGGAAGCGATTTTCGAAGTACGAGGGCAACGTCAGTGAGTCGCCGGCGGACAGCGAATAGGTGCGCAGGCGGCTGGCCACAAACAGCCAGTTCAGCCAGGTACCCGCCAGCAGGCCAACGGCGATCCAGATGGCCTCGTAACCGGCCGCATACGCGTAACCAGGCAGACCCAGCAAAAGCCAACCACTCATGTCGGACGCGCCGGCACTGATTGCAGATGGCAGGGGGCCAAGACTACGGCCGCCCAGGATGTAATCGGAAAGATTAGAAGTTCGTTTCCAGGCTACATAGCCGACGCCAAGCATCAGCAGGATGTAGGCCAGGAACGTAATACTGATCCCAACACTGTTTCCTATCATTTCGGTTTTCTCCCCGTGCGCTATCTGGGTTGTTTATTGTTGGCTTTGGAACGGCTCTCCTTCTGCACCCTGCGGACAGGATGAGAGGGACAACCCTGAGACGGAAACCTGCCGCCCGAAGACGCCAGATAACCGAATTTTAGACGACATCCATGCCGTTGCTATACTTTTGTAATTCCTAAACTTTTTCAATACCTAGTGACAGCAGCGATGCATTCCCGCCCACTGCGGTGGTGTTGATGGTTCTTGTTCGCTCGGTGGCGAACCGCTGCAGGTAGTGCGGCCCGCCCGCCTTCGGACCGGTGCCCGACAGCCCGCGGCCGCCGAACGGCTGCACGCCAACCACCGCGCCTATCTGGTCCCGATTGATGTAGCAGTTGCCAACCTTGACCCGTTGCTCGATCCAGGCGGCGGTCGATTCGCTGCGGCTGTGAATGCCAAGCGTCAGCCCATAACCTGCGCCGTTGATCTCATCGATCACCTCATCCAGCCGCTCTGCCCTGTATCGGATTACATGCAGGATCGGTCCGAAATGCTCCGTCTCCAGATCACCCATGCGCGAAATACCGTACGCCGAGGGCGGCACAAAATGACCCACCGCACACTCGGGCGGCACGGGCGAACGGGCAATAAAACGGGCCGACTGTTCAAGCTCGTTCAGGTGCTCCTGAAGCCCTTTCCGGGCCTCTGCGTCGATCACAGGGCCGACATCCGTGCTGTATTTCTCGGGACTGCCCACGGACAGCTCCAACATGGCACCGGCCAGCATTGCCTCAATGTGCTCGGCAACCTCTTCCTGCAGATACAGTACCCGCAGTGCAGAGCATCGCTGACCGGCGCTGGCAAAGGCAGAATGGAGAACGTCGCGAACCACCTGCTCCGGCAGCGCGCTGCTATCCACAATCATTGCGTTCTGGCCGCCGGTCTCGGCAATCAGCGGCACAATGGCACCCTCACGCTGAGCCAGCGTGCGGTTGATCAGGCGTGCCACCTGAGTAGATCCGGTGAAGGCAACTCCGGCAATTCTGGGGTCCGGGGTCAGTTTGCCGCCAAGTTTTGCGCCATCACCGGGTAACAGTTGAATCACATCGGCTGGAATACCGGCTTCAAGCATCAACTCGACAGCGCGACCAGCCACCAGACTCGTCTGCTCCGCCGGTTTGGCAATGACGCTATTGCCGGCTACCAGGGCCGCCATAATCTGGCCCGTAAAGATGGCCAGTGGGAAATTCCAGGGGCTGATGCACAGGAAGACGCCGCGACCTTCCATATAAAGCTCATTGCTCTCACCGGTTGGCCCCGGCATGGCAATGGCATCGCCGAACCGCGCCCGCCCCTGTATCGCATAGTAGCGACAGAAATCCACGGCCTCGCGCACTTCATCGATGCCGTCCTGCAGGGTTTTTCCCGCCTCGCGGCAACAGATCGCAATAAGTTCGTCCCTGTTCTTTTCAAGCAGGTCCGCATAGACCTGCAGGCACTGGGCGCGCTCAGCCACCGGACGGGCATTCCAGGGCCCGAAGCCATCCTCGGCGGCCTCGAGCGCTTTCTCTGCATCCCGCTCGCTGGCGAGCACGACCGAGCCGACCAAGCGGGCGTTGTCATAGGGCGAGCGCACCTCGACGCGTTCGCCATCGGTATGGCGTATGCCGGCGATGACGGGCCCGGCAGTCCAGCTGTGTTCCGACCACTGACCAAGACCGCTGAGCAAGGGATCGAGATCCGCCGCAACCTGGATGTTCAGGCCCCGGGAATTGATGCGCTCCTGACCGTAGATGTCCGTCGGTGCAGGGATGCGGTCATTCGGCATGGTCTCGTGTTTCAGCAACTCCTGAACAGGATTCTGGACCAGCACCTCGATCGGTGTTGCGGCGTCCACAAGGCGATGGACAAACGACGAATTGGCGCCGTTTTCCAACAGGCGCCGGACGAGGTATGGCAGCAACTCCTTGTGGGCACCAACCGGCGCGTAGATCCGCACAGGAATGTCGTTATCCCTGAGGATGCTGTTATAGAGCGCATCACCCATGCCATGCAGGCGCTGGAACTCAATCCTGCGCTTGCGATTCTTCGCCATCACCAGCGCAGCAGCCACGGTATGGGCATTGTGACTGGCCAATTGGGGATAAAGGGCACCCTCGGTGTAGTCACTCAACAGGTAACGCAGGCAGGCCAGATACGACGTGTCTGTTGCTTCCTTTCGGGTAAACACCGGATAACCTGTCAGGCCCAGTTGCTGACAGATCTTGATCTCAGTATCCCAGTAAGCCCCTTTGACCAACCGGATCGGGATCTCGTCACCCTGCTCTTTGGCCAGCTTGGTCAACCAACACAACGCTGGCAGGGCACGCTTGGAGTAGGCCTGGACTACCAGTCCAAAGCCGCCCCACCCTTTGGCCGCTCTGGACGTAAAAACCTTTTCAAACAGCTTGAGGGAGATTTCCAGGCGGTCCATCTCTTCCGCATCAATCGTGATCGCCACATGCTTTTCGCGGGCAAAGGTCACGAGATCTCGGACGGTGCGATACAGCTCCTTGAGAACCCGTTCCTCCTGGGCGTATTCATAGCGAGGATGAAGGGCGGAGAGCTTGATGGAAATAGAGGGCCGGGGCCCTTGATGACCCTCGTCGGGGTCTGCGCCCACTGACTCGATGGCCTTCATGTAGTCATTAAGGTAGCGGGCAGCATCCTCAGCGGTCAGCGCTGCTTCTCCCAGCATATCGAAGGAGTAGGTATAGCCCATCTCCCGATAGTCCCGGGCATTCCTGAGCGCCTCATCAATATCCCGCCCAAGGACAAACTGCTTACCCATGATGCCCATGGCCCGGTACATCGCACTGCGTATGACCGGCTCCCCGCTGCGCTTGACCAGACGTCGCCACACATTGGAAGGAGATCCATCCAGGCGCTTGTCCATCTTCACAACGCGCCCGGTCAACAAAAGCCCCCAGGTGGAGGCGTTCACCAGTGTCGATTCGCTGCGTCCCACGTGCTTCTGCCAATCGGCCATGGACATTTTGTCATGAATCAGCGCATCCGCAGTGTACTTGTCGGGGATGCGCATCAGCGCTTCGGCGAGGCACATCAGCAGGATGCCTTCCTCGGTATCGAGACTGTACTCCTGCAGCAGTGCGTCAATCATATGGACGGCGTCGTCCTGCTCGCGCACTTTGGCTATCAGCCCAGTGGCGGTTTCCGTGACGGCACGGTCTTCCGCCGTATCGCTTTGAGCGAGCTCAATCAGCTCCCGGAGGTAGCCGGCTTCATCGACAGCGTAGTTCGCAACCAGACTCCGCCAGAAGACAGATCGGGGCTGCTCCTGGAAAGCCGGTTCTAGAACCTTGCTTGCGTGAAACATGTCGGCACCTGTTACGAATGTCCGGTTTTGACCGGCGTCCGGTTCGTGATTTCAGCGACAGCAAACAGGCACTCGTGGGGCCTGGGCACTGACGAATTCGGTTACCGTTTAACTTAGTATTACTACGGACCCACGGCTTACAAAATCCTACGATTCTTTTATAAATTCGTCCGAAAAAGCCGATCTTTTCGCAATTTAGGCTACTTTTTCACCAAACCGTAACTTTGTGGGGGTAGTACCCTTGTGTTTTCTCAAGGCATTGGTCAACGCACTGTGGGACGAAAACCCCGTGCGATAGCTGACTTCCGAGACGGAAAGAGAGGTGGACATGAGCAGCTGGGCTGCCTGGTCCAGTCGGGTCTGAAGTAGAAACTGATGCGGGGTCACGCCAGTGACCTCCCGGAACATTTCGTAGAAACGACTGACACTGAGACAGGCCACACCCGCAAGATCCTGGACTGTGATCTTGCGATGGAGATTTTCCATGATGTAACGCCTGACCATATCCGGGCGAATCGCCTGACGATTCGTTGCGACTGTTCGACTCGCGTTCAGCCGCTCGGCCATGCAGTGGAGAATACTGGCTGCAAGGTGGCGCTTCATACCGTCGTTCGACGGTGATCGGTCAAATTCGCCCGCGGCGAACTGCACCAGCCCCTGCAGCTTGTTATCCAGCCCCAGTGTCCGGGGACGTTCAAATAGCGGCGCGAGATGCTCGTAATCGGCGTGGGCGGGCGTGTTGATCGCGGGCACATAGGGATCGAGATTGATCACCAGAACGTGGTTCTGGTTGTCACCACAATAATCATGGCGGGCCTCGGTCGGGACGAGGCAGGCTTTCCAGGTATCCAGGTGAGATCCGGTACCATCAACGCTCAGTTCCGCTTCGCCCTGAACGCCCACCACTATCTGATGATGCTCATGTCGGTGCTGATGAGAGGCAATGGGCAACTTCAGTAGGCGTGCATCCAGCATAGACGCGAGCGGACCTTAATTACTGAGAATGTGACTCAATTAAAGCAGATCCGAGTGAAACTTGCACATCAGCTCGCTCACTCGGGCACTGACCTGCTCCAGAGGGGCCCCGGCGTCGACAACGCTGTACCGGTCGGGCGTGGCCCTTGCGCGGTCCAGGTAGGTGTCGCGAATTCGCTGAAAAAACGACACCGCCTCCTGCTCGAAACGATCCAGTTCGCCGCGCTGTCTGGCCCGTCTCATGCCGGTTTCTACCGGGGCGTCCAGCAGGATCACATGATCCGGCCGGACCTCGCCCTGAACCAGGGTTTCCAACTGGGCAATTCTGTCCACGGAAACGCCGCGCCCCCCGCCCTGATAGGCAAAGGTGGCATCGGTGAAGCGATCACAGAGCACCCACTGCCCCTTTTCGAGAGCCGGAAGAATGCGGGTATGCAGATGCTGGGCCCGGGCAGCAAACATGAGCAACAATTCGGTGAGATCGTTAACCGGCTCGTCGCGGGGCGTCAGCAGTAATTCCCGGATGGCTTCCGCCATCGGTGTACCACCGGGCTCCCGGGTGACAATAAAATCAACGCCCAGGGATTCAAGGGTTGTGGACGCGTTTGCCAACTGAGTCGACTTGCCGACCCCTTCCGTTCCTTCAAAGGTAATAAACTGACCGCGCGAGGCCATCACTGCTCTCCATTACCATCGCTGGCGTCACTCTGAACCGCTGGCGACGACCGATAGTCCTCTCGACGATTCAGCTGGAATTCACGAACCGCTTTCTGGTGCTCCGACAGCGTCCGGGAGAATTTGTGAGTGCCATCACCCCGAGCCACAAAGTACAGGGCGTCCCCATCGTCCGGGTTCAACGCTGCATGGATGGCCTCGCGACCAGGCAACGCAATGGGCGTGGGCGGAAGACCATCAATCCGATAAGTGTTATAGGGCGTGTGCGTACGCAGATCGCGGCTGCCGATACGCCCCTGGTAGTTATCGCCCATGCCGTAGATCACCGTGGGATCGGTCTGCAGCCTCATACCCTGTTGCAGGCGACGCACGAAGACACCAGCCACCTGCTCTCGCTCATGGGGCGCTCCGGTTTCCCGCTCAACAATGGAGGCCATGATCAAAGCTTCGTAGGGCGAATCGTAGGGCAAGCCCTCTTCCCGGCCCGCCCATTCCTCTTCCAACACCGTGGACATGGTATTGAACGCGCGCTTGAGAAGGTCGAGATCCGATTCGGTGCTGGTAAACAGGTAGGTATCCGGGAAGAAACGGCCTTCCGGATGCTCGCCCTCAGCCCCCACTGCCGCCATAATTTCCTCATCGGTCCAGTCCCTGGTGACCTGTTCAAGTCGCTCTGTCCGAGCAAGGGCGGCCCTCATGTCACTGAAGGTCCAGCCTTCAATAAACTGAACCGACCAGTGCTTGGTATCACCCGACACCATGGCCGTCACCATGTCCAGCGGCGTCATGCCGCCGGTGAACTCGTATTCACCGGCCTGAATCCGGGCCTGCCCCGGATAGAGACGCCCGTGCAACCGCAGCCACAGACTCTTGTCAACCAGACCCTCACGTTCGAGCATTCGGGCGACCTGACTGAACGCCGTGCCGGTGGGCACGCTGAATAGAACCGGCTCCTTCAGAGCCACCGGCTTTTCCAGGGTTTGCAAACCCTGCCACACCCAGAGCCCGGTGCCGGCCCCGACCAGTATTGCCGCACAAACAGAGGCTATCAGTAACTTCTTGAGCAAAGGAATTATTCCAGTAGTTCGAAAGGATTGAAGATTGTCGCAAGTCCGGTTTCGACAGGCAAATCGTGGTCGGCGAGAGTGCGAACCGGAACAATGCCAAGCACGCTGTTGACCAGATACAGGCCCAGACAATCAGACCCCAGAATATCGTCCGTCGTTAACGGGCGCTCTTCCACGTGCTCGCCCCGTTCCCGCAAGCGCTCAAGCACCCATTCGCGCATGACCCCCGACACCGCCAGGGTGGCGCCAGCCGGCGTTATCCAGCCATCCCGAACCTTGACCAGAAGGTTGGTTCTGGTGCCCTCGATCAGATGGCCGGCGCTATCCGACATGATGACTTCAAAAAGCCGGTCGTCCAGATCCCTCGCAG
Proteins encoded in this window:
- a CDS encoding bifunctional aconitate hydratase 2/2-methylisocitrate dehydratase, which gives rise to MLEAYREHVAEREALGIPPKPLNAEQTAALVELLKNPPAGEEETLVYLLENRIPPGVDEAAYVKAAFLTAIVKGEASSPLLDKQKAVQLLGMMQGGYNIATLVDLLDDSDLAELAGEQLKRTLLMFDAFNDVKEKMDAGNAVAKAVVESWANAEWFTNKKKVPESTKMVVFKVTGETNTDDLSPAPDAWSRPDIPLHARAAYKMERDGLKPEEPGVTGPMSQIDEIKAKGLPVAFVGDVVGTGSSRKSATNSVLWFFGEDVPGVPNKRAGGVCIGNKVAPIFFNTMEDAGALVFEAPVDDLNMGDVIDIRPYEGKILNEAGETISEFGFKSDVILDEVQAGGRIPLIIGRGLTAKARAALDMGPTDLFRLPKDPEAGTKGFTLGQKMVGKACGLEEGKGVRPGTYCEPHMTTVGSQDTTGPMTRDELKDLACLGFQADLVMQSFCHTAAYPKPVDVEMQHTMPDFIQTRGGVALRPGDGIIHSWLNRMLLPDTVGTGGDSHTRFPMGISFPAGSGLVAFAAATGVMPLDMPESVLVRFKGEMQPGITLRDLVHAIPLYGIKQGMLTVEKKGKINEFSGRILEIEGLEHLTVEQAFELSDASAERSAAGCTINLSEDSVAEYLRSNITMLRWMIAEGYGDPRTLERRAKQMEEWIANPKLMRADKDAEYAHVVEIDLADIKEPIVCCPNDPDDAKFLSEVAGDKVDEVFIGSCMTNIGHFRAAGKLLEQNKEPLKTRLWMSPPTKMDQAQLMEEGYFNTYGTAGVRTEMPGCSLCMGNQARVAAKSTVLSTSTRNFPNRLGDGANVYLTSAELAAVGAVLGKLPSPQEYMEYAKDLNSMSKEIYKYLNFDQMENYTKKASEANVA
- the tmk gene encoding dTMP kinase; this encodes MASRGQFITFEGTEGVGKSTQLANASTTLESLGVDFIVTREPGGTPMAEAIRELLLTPRDEPVNDLTELLLMFAARAQHLHTRILPALEKGQWVLCDRFTDATFAYQGGGRGVSVDRIAQLETLVQGEVRPDHVILLDAPVETGMRRARQRGELDRFEQEAVSFFQRIRDTYLDRARATPDRYSVVDAGAPLEQVSARVSELMCKFHSDLL
- the mltG gene encoding endolytic transglycosylase MltG gives rise to the protein MLKKLLIASVCAAILVGAGTGLWVWQGLQTLEKPVALKEPVLFSVPTGTAFSQVARMLEREGLVDKSLWLRLHGRLYPGQARIQAGEYEFTGGMTPLDMVTAMVSGDTKHWSVQFIEGWTFSDMRAALARTERLEQVTRDWTDEEIMAAVGAEGEHPEGRFFPDTYLFTSTESDLDLLKRAFNTMSTVLEEEWAGREEGLPYDSPYEALIMASIVERETGAPHEREQVAGVFVRRLQQGMRLQTDPTVIYGMGDNYQGRIGSRDLRTHTPYNTYRIDGLPPTPIALPGREAIHAALNPDDGDALYFVARGDGTHKFSRTLSEHQKAVREFQLNRREDYRSSPAVQSDASDGNGEQ
- the putP gene encoding sodium/proline symporter PutP, which translates into the protein MGNSVGISITFLAYILLMLGVGYVAWKRTSNLSDYILGGRSLGPLPSAISAGASDMSGWLLLGLPGYAYAAGYEAIWIAVGLLAGTWLNWLFVASRLRTYSLSAGDSLTLPSYFENRFHDTSRILRVVCAFFILMFFLFYTSSGLVAGGKLFETVFGLDYTVAVIVGTIAVVSYTFFGGFLAVTWTDVIQGLLMFAALLLVPIMAINADGGWAATTAAMEAKNPEFLDAFTGSDGAALGVLSILSLLGWGLGYFGQPHILARFKAIRSEDDVPAARRIAVIWSGLGLLGALLCGFAAIGYFETPLDDGERAFMLLVDALFHPVIAGILLAAILAAIMSTADSQLLVSSSALAEDFYKALFRKDASQEELVWVGRFAVVGIAIIACILGLNPDSKVLELVSYAWAGFGAAFGPALILSLFWREMTRNGAIAGIIVGGATVVIWGNMSGGLLDLYEIIPGFLFATIAIVLVSKFGDKPHAEILAGFDKAIKARYHNLP
- the putA gene encoding bifunctional proline dehydrogenase/L-glutamate gamma-semialdehyde dehydrogenase PutA, with protein sequence MFHASKVLEPAFQEQPRSVFWRSLVANYAVDEAGYLRELIELAQSDTAEDRAVTETATGLIAKVREQDDAVHMIDALLQEYSLDTEEGILLMCLAEALMRIPDKYTADALIHDKMSMADWQKHVGRSESTLVNASTWGLLLTGRVVKMDKRLDGSPSNVWRRLVKRSGEPVIRSAMYRAMGIMGKQFVLGRDIDEALRNARDYREMGYTYSFDMLGEAALTAEDAARYLNDYMKAIESVGADPDEGHQGPRPSISIKLSALHPRYEYAQEERVLKELYRTVRDLVTFAREKHVAITIDAEEMDRLEISLKLFEKVFTSRAAKGWGGFGLVVQAYSKRALPALCWLTKLAKEQGDEIPIRLVKGAYWDTEIKICQQLGLTGYPVFTRKEATDTSYLACLRYLLSDYTEGALYPQLASHNAHTVAAALVMAKNRKRRIEFQRLHGMGDALYNSILRDNDIPVRIYAPVGAHKELLPYLVRRLLENGANSSFVHRLVDAATPIEVLVQNPVQELLKHETMPNDRIPAPTDIYGQERINSRGLNIQVAADLDPLLSGLGQWSEHSWTAGPVIAGIRHTDGERVEVRSPYDNARLVGSVVLASERDAEKALEAAEDGFGPWNARPVAERAQCLQVYADLLEKNRDELIAICCREAGKTLQDGIDEVREAVDFCRYYAIQGRARFGDAIAMPGPTGESNELYMEGRGVFLCISPWNFPLAIFTGQIMAALVAGNSVIAKPAEQTSLVAGRAVELMLEAGIPADVIQLLPGDGAKLGGKLTPDPRIAGVAFTGSTQVARLINRTLAQREGAIVPLIAETGGQNAMIVDSSALPEQVVRDVLHSAFASAGQRCSALRVLYLQEEVAEHIEAMLAGAMLELSVGSPEKYSTDVGPVIDAEARKGLQEHLNELEQSARFIARSPVPPECAVGHFVPPSAYGISRMGDLETEHFGPILHVIRYRAERLDEVIDEINGAGYGLTLGIHSRSESTAAWIEQRVKVGNCYINRDQIGAVVGVQPFGGRGLSGTGPKAGGPHYLQRFATERTRTINTTAVGGNASLLSLGIEKV
- a CDS encoding sulfite exporter TauE/SafE family protein, encoding MTDVVALLVLGSLAGFINVLSAGGSMITLPLLMFLGLPPQVANGTNRVAITLQSLMAVGSFHRMGHGNLRVGIHLAIPAVIGAVLGAWIATWVPDQVFEWVLVSAMIGASVFMLLPQPKLDTRTLSPERLSPAIYVAMFVIGVYGGFIQVGVGVLFIVVLYHMLKIDLRQVNVLKVSIILPFTFAALVVFAINDQVDWTVGLTLAVGNVTGAFIATRVNMSARGARWVKGMTLIMVAAILIRLALY
- a CDS encoding AraC family transcriptional regulator translates to MLDARLLKLPIASHQHRHEHHQIVVGVQGEAELSVDGTGSHLDTWKACLVPTEARHDYCGDNQNHVLVINLDPYVPAINTPAHADYEHLAPLFERPRTLGLDNKLQGLVQFAAGEFDRSPSNDGMKRHLAASILHCMAERLNASRTVATNRQAIRPDMVRRYIMENLHRKITVQDLAGVACLSVSRFYEMFREVTGVTPHQFLLQTRLDQAAQLLMSTSLSVSEVSYRTGFSSHSALTNALRKHKGTTPTKLRFGEKVA